The Panthera leo isolate Ple1 chromosome D4, P.leo_Ple1_pat1.1, whole genome shotgun sequence nucleotide sequence TGTTCCTATGACGATTTCATGATGGTGATGCACGCATGAAGAAtttattacaggggcgcctggctcagttggtgcagcatgcaactcttgatctcagggttgtgagttcgagccccatgttggatgtagtgattacttaaattcttaaaggggtgcctgggtggctcagtcagttaagcatctgacttcagctcaggtcatgatctcacagttcatgaattcaagctctacacacagtatggagcctgcttgggactctctctctctctccctccctctctctctgcccctcccccactcattctctctctctctctctctctctctcaaaataaataaacttgaacagGTGACAAATGCGAGATCCTCTGCTCTACTCTACATCTTTGTCTTCTCCTATCTCTTGAACATCTTAAAGCTACCCCATTCCTACACAGTTACACAATCTGatccttgtttctttttgagaaattcaTCATTTGGCTTtggattttcatctgtttttgcCCCAAACTATTAACagagatgccttttttttctttaaatcagttCACTAATCCACATTTCTGTGTAGATCATATgggaaaagatcaagaaaatcTGTTAAATTCTAAGCCAAAAAATCCCCATTCATTACAGAGTGATGACTCATAACAATCCTGCAACCCAAGGACTGGAGGGACCTGGAAGCCACAGCACATTTCCACTGCAGTTCTAATACATTAAGTACTTTTTAATCACATTTCCAATCATCTTTGACATGGCCCCCAAAGGTTTTCAATATAAAATTCACCCTAAAAAGAAAAGGGCCAGTTAATGAGCATTTCTCAGCAAATTCATTGTAGTTgagataaaaatatccaaatggtCATGTGACTTAAAACTAGCCAGTTTCATATCATGCGTTACTGTAACTCACAATGCATCATGGAGTATATAAAAATCCCACAGTAATCAACTCCAATTATAATGCCTCTCTACCGAAATTAAGTTGCCAATTaaataaattctaccaaatgaGGGGTGTATCCACGGTAAATTAGATTAATCCTACCATCTTATTAATTCAGTTTGTGTTCTCCAGTTGTACTGTgtattttttatccttctttccttaaacaacaataaaaaagaatgcacagTTCAAATGTTTCCACtcaagaaatacaacaaaatcaGTTATCAATTTTTAAGCAAATGGCCCATAATTGTGAATGGTTACTTTGGGACTCCAaaatggcgtgtgtgtgtgtgtgtattttccctATTATTCACCACATTAGAAAATCCATCCACAGAAATGAGAGGGAATGACAAAAGTCTTCTCAGGATGCCTCAGTGGAACAGCTGCTTTTATTGGAACTGATATGTCTATGCAAATACACTCAGTCGCAATAGGGAGCTTCTTAGGCCTGATCATAATTTAAACCCTGAAAGGTGAGCAGGTTCTGTTAGAGACCTTCATCCTCCCGATGACCTATGTCCTTTGTTATGGGAAGGGGACTTTAGTTCTCCTCTAGCCCCCTTGCTTGGGATTAAATGAGACTTCAGCTTCGGTGTAAAGCTGTCAACTGTCCTAATGAAGGACAACATACAAAAAATGGACTCTAGGTATGAGGGAGAGCTAGATGCGGGTGGGGACAAAATGGCAGAACGGGGCCTGCATCTGCAGAAAACGTCCAAGGACAGTAGACTCTAGTTAAGATCTATGGGGAAGGTGTCTTTGTGTAGGCAGAGAAATGAGACAAGGCAAAAATGGCTTTAGCCATCCAGGAGTCAAGGGAGGGGGTGTCTGCATGCGGTAGACAACTGAATTAGAAAGAGCAGAAATATAAACCAGCAATGATTCCCTATCTTCTGCCTGGCTAGCTTGGATTGGACTCTCCTGTCGTTGGGCACAAAACATTCATGAGGAGATCCATTTGTTAATGGAACAAATGCTAATGAATTGTAGGTTGAAGGCAGTTCTGTTCCTGAACACGGGGATAAACCAGTCACTGAGAGAAGATGAATTTAGCAGTGGAGTCTGAACATCTTGATAAGTCATCTAGTAGCTCTGCTCACTTTGGACGTTCCTGAGGGACATGTAACATCTCACGATAACAACACAACACATACTTATGCCTGTTTGTTCCCCAAGACCAATGGGACAATGAGGGTCTACCATGTTAGCTTACAGAGACATTTTTTCAGTCCAGGTTACAATCAGATTCTACAAAAGAGAATTTGactacatagatatttataaagtGAATGTGGTTAAGAAAAAAGTGCAGGAACTCAGAGGAGCTACGTTcccatcctggctctgctgctgtcCAGCCGTGTGAACCCAGAGAAGTTGTTTCGTATCCCTTGGTCTCGGTTTGTCCACGTGCAAAATGGGGTGTGGAACCCCCATGTACTGCCTCAGTGCTCTTGAGGGGTTCTCCAAATGGAAGCTTACcggaaatttaaaaaggaaaagaaggcatgGCACCGAAACAAATGATCCACACAACACACTTGAAATCCAATGTAGACACACATCCTCACAAAGGGACTTGTTGGCCACTGGCTTGATAAATATCGTCCAAGGACATCTATGTGGAACTTTGGAGAAAAGTAATTTTCAGATGCTAGTCTTGGAATAAACTAAAGAGGAGTCTCAGACCATTTCCCATTTAAATGAACAATTATTTTTGGCTTGGTTGGAAGAGGCGCCAGATGAAAGCTGAGCTACACCTTCTTCACAAGTCACAATGCCAAGTCAGCTTTTATTCTAGTAGTTTGGTCCAGAATGACTGCTCCCCAGGTGGAAGCCCTACGCCCTACTGCCCACTTTAAACACTATCACTAATATCTTTATCCAAAATACACTTGAATTTCATATGCTTATTCTAGGAAAAGAACTAGTGTTCGTCAAGTGCCTTCTATGGGATAAGCACTTGCTAGGTGTTTTACATACATtctgtcatttaatcctcaaggCAACTTTAAAAGGTAGGTATCACCatccccgttttacaggtgaaaaaactaagactcagagTGGTCATAACTTGCCCAGGTTCACGTCACTAGGGCATGGCAgagatctgaaataaaaattcaggccTTCTGACTTCACAgtctacattttttctttctctaacacCATGatatccagaagaagaaaaaagtgagggTGAATGGTTAGCcagaaaaataagggaaaaggaTACGCTATTAGTGAGCTCACCCATTTTATATCATTCGGCAATGTccaattttcaaagaatcagaatATGACAGAAATATTCAATACTGAATCACTACTGAACATAAGAAATCTGGTTTTGATGATCCAGAAGGTGCCTGTAGATCTTGCTGTGACTTAAAGTTCTCACTAGCGGTGTTGACTAGCAGTACACTACagatgtgtggggaaaaaaacaccagGAAACAGAAACGTGATCACCTGTCTCCAAGTCGCCAGGCCCTGCAATGGATTTTACTGGCTTTTATTACACCAGgtcaaagaaacaaatggaaccTAGCAACATGGTCCTGCCTCTTTGGACACACGTCCATTCTCAtgcctggaaagaaagaaatcaattcaAAAGGATCTCACCTTTCACCAAATTCTACCCTTAAAATCCTAAAACAGTCCTATCTTTATGCACACTATTTTTGGCAGTCACCAGCTCTATCACAAAGCATTGCTGAAAACAGTTGGAGAATAGAACTGGTATGTAAATGCCCCCTCGGTGGGTGGGTCAGACTGCATGAGGCAGTATGGctgtgtggagggagaggggtcCCGACTCAGGGCCAACATCTGATCCTGCTGGAGTTACCAAAGCCAAGGTTCTTGATGTGTATGTTCTCAGCTGCCTCAGTGCCTAGATCCCTAGCAACCTTAAACAATGAAATGACTGCAAGCAACCACGTCCAAAGAAAGAGCTCGATATCGGAATCGCCAAGAATGGCCAATTTCAGAAAGGCATTTCTTGGAACACTAGAGCAGACTGGGATGAAAGTTGTACCGGAGGCTGGAGAAGAGCCCAATGTGCTTCACGAGGTTGGGCTCCACCACGTAGGCCCGCTCCCCCTTGGCCCTCAACAGTGAGTAGAGTGCCATATCCTTGCCAAAGCCCTTGTGGCAGTACACCTGAGACAGGTAGGTGAGGGTCCGGCGGGCCGCAGGGGCAGGGAAAAGCATGGCTGGGGTGCAACACTGAGAGGCAGGGACCACGCTATACAGGGAAGGACTCAGCCGTCGCAGTTCCAGGAAATAGTGCCGGCCCACCAGCTCCACGAGACCCATGCTGTATAGGGAGAAGAAGAGCATGACAGGCCAGCTGAACCCCGGACGGCTGGCAAACCGCATGTATATCCAGGTTAGCAGGGGCCCCAGCAACATGCCCACACCGACCCACTCCAGGATCCGCATGGGCTCAGGGTTGATGTAGTGCTGGAGCCTCTCGGGGTGATAGAGCTTCAGATAGAGGGCATCTCTGAGGTGGGACTCGGAGAAGCGAGCCCGCAGAAGGTGCTCCAGGACTGGAAAGATCTGCTCTTCTGGAACAGCATCATCTTCTACCATCAGGACGTAGTCTGGGTTGTAGGTCTGCAGGGAGGACTCCAGGCAATAGACATAgtcctgcttctccttctcaAATGAGTTGGTTGAAGGGTCATCACCATAATCATCCTCGGTGCCCTCATAGCGGTTGGCCACGGGGACGTACTTAGACAGCAGCTTGGCATCGAAATGGCTTACACTACGCTCCACGTTGCACAGGAAGAGTTGGTGGCCCTCGCACTGGGGGCCACACTGTTGAAGAAGCCGGTGGAACTGGGACACCACCTGCAAGACGTAGTGGAAGCCAGGTTGCCTGTCGacggtgatgatggtgatgaccaGCCAGGGGCGGGGGTGGCCTGCCAGACGATGGGCACTGAGCCATTGGCAGAGGGCAGCTCCTCAAAATAGTGGAGGGCAGCTTCACCCTCTTTCAAACTTTGCTGCAGGAACTCTTGACTCATTTGGTTCAGATGCCAATGGCGCAGATAGAAATAAGAGTGCAGAAGGCGGTGACAGGCCAGGGGGGCCAGCAAGCCGAACGTCACCACTGttaagatcaagagctggacagcAGTGCTGCCCCAGGAGAGCCGCCTCAGCCTCCGGAGGAGCATGGCAGCTGGAGGGGCTGACGTGCTCATGAGGTCAACTTCTGGTCAGGTCTGGTCCCAAGAACAAACCATCCTGGAACGCAGGCCCACCTCAGCACAGATGACAcctaaagaaagaggaaggacagAATGGTAAAAGAGGCCTTAAAAAGCCCAGGGACAGAACTCAGCACAAATCAAACCAGAAATTCTAATCCTAGGTTGTAGCTACTAGAGACTTAGAAGGATCTTCTCCGGGACAGTATTCTTTGGTTGTACTGGTTCCTGGTCTCTGggattttttcattatttctatgaGCAAGGAAACCTTGGTGTATCTAACCAAATTGCCATGCCTACAGATGCTTAGTTAGGCTTACAGTGCACCAGAAAATCACCAGGTAGGCTAGTCAGATCATTATTTCAATTCAGCAGCTACAGAGATATGCGTTCTTAAGATGGACAAAAAATCCAGACTTGACAagagaagcaagaagaaatacatatttaaagcaaattctaAAGTAAGTGTGTAGTGAGTACTGGTTGACTGGGCATTGCAATTTTCTGAAAACAGTCTTTTCTGCGCATCCCAAATAAGAAAaggactgtttgggattctctgaaGTGTCTTTGTCAAGATCTTCCATTCTTATTTCTCTAATCTCATGCAACTATACTTAAAATTGCCTATCAATTTAGTCCTGATAgtcctctcattttattttttagagcactACCACAGGAACCAGTACCAGTATCTTCCAGATGCAAGCGAACTCGAGGGCCCCAGCctttgggagggaaggaggtgtcTGAAGGAAGTTCTATGAGCAGCTTTTCAATGAGGGCGAGAGGGGATAGGTGGTGATGCAGATGCAAGTGGCAGGTGCCCCCAGCCTGGTGTGGAAAGGATGTTGTGTGATGTGATGGCTCGGGGCGTAGGCCTGAGGTCAGGCACATGTGTGACTCCCGACTCAGCCACTCAGCCGGTGGAAACTCACATCACCTCTCCACAGCTCGGATTCCTAACctctaaaatggagatgataataatacctTATCGAGTTACTATGGAAATTAAATGTGTTACAGAGCAAAATAGTGCAGAATATAAATGCCATtaaaatgtatgcatatgtggggtgcccggctggctggGTTGGAAGAGactgtgactcttggtctcagactcatgagtttgagtcccatgttgggtgtagagattccttaaataaataaaacttttaaaaatgtatacatacgTAGAAAGTCGAGTAATACCTTGGGAATAAGTAGGCCTAATGATCTGAGGGAAAACAGACTCAtaccaagaaacaaaattaaaaggataaaGCCAGTATTACAGCATTAAGGGCAATGCAAAACTAAGCAGTGCCTAAAGACTAGACGGTAAACCTAAGCCCCTTATGTCAGAAGCATAATAAAGCGTGCACACATTTGGAAGAAACTCCCCAGCTTGTGAG carries:
- the PGAP4 gene encoding LOW QUALITY PROTEIN: post-GPI attachment to proteins factor 4 (The sequence of the model RefSeq protein was modified relative to this genomic sequence to represent the inferred CDS: inserted 1 base in 1 codon), with amino-acid sequence MSTSAPPAAMLLRRLRRLSWGSTAVQLLILTVVTFGLLAPLACHRLLHSYFYLRHWHLNQMSQEFLQQSLKEGEAALHYFEELPSANGSVPIVWQAXPRPWLVITIITVDRQPGFHYVLQVVSQFHRLLQQCGPQCEGHQLFLCNVERSVSHFDAKLLSKYVPVANRYEGTEDDYGDDPSTNSFEKEKQDYVYCLESSLQTYNPDYVLMVEDDAVPEEQIFPVLEHLLRARFSESHLRDALYLKLYHPERLQHYINPEPMRILEWVGVGMLLGPLLTWIYMRFASRPGFSWPVMLFFSLYSMGLVELVGRHYFLELRRLSPSLYSVVPASQCCTPAMLFPAPAARRTLTYLSQVYCHKGFGKDMALYSLLRAKGERAYVVEPNLVKHIGLFSSLRYNFHPSLL